Within the Microbacterium terricola genome, the region CGAGCGCCCAGGTCACCATGAGCCGGTCGGACTCGTCGCCCCGGTTCACGCCGTCGTCCATCGCCCCGTACTGGTTCACGAGGTAGTCGGTCACCTGGGCGCCGAGCACCAGCAGGTTGAAGTGGGCGTTGCGGGCGACGAGCGGGTCGAAGGTCCACGTGATGTGGCCGACGTCGCGGGCGAAGGCCCACTCCCGCTGATGCTGCTTCAGCAGGCGGCCGAAGCCGTGCCGCTGATACCCCGGCAGCACGCCCGTGATGTGTGAGTGCATCGTGCGGGATGCCGGCGGCCCGAAGAACGCGACGGACGCGCCGATCAGGCGGTCGCCGTCATACAGCCCCACGGCGTAGTTGCCCGAATAGGCGAGCGCGCGCAGCAGATTCGGCGGCATTCCCGACCGGTCGCCGCCCCAGACCTCGCCGAGCACCGCGGATGCGGCGTGGATCTGCTCGACCGTGTCGAGGGGGCGGATGCGGATGCCGGCCGGCTCATCGAAGGACGACTCGCTCATGGCTCCACGCTAGTGCGCGCACAACTCAGGCAGATATGTCAGCCGGAAGCCACCAGGGGGCCGAATCCGCGGTTCTGCCTGAGTTGCGAACACGTCCGGACGGGGACGGACCGGGGGCCGCGTCCGACCCGACCCCCGTCCGCACGCCGATAGCCTGGACCGATGGGTCGAGACGAGGATGAGCGCCGCAGACTCTCCCGCACCTCGCCGCAGTCCGCGATCGTCGCGGTGCTCGCCATCGCCGGGCTCGCGTCCTCGTTCATGTTCACGCTCGTCGTGCCGATCCAGTCGAAGCTGCCCGAGCTGCTGAACGCCAGCCGCGAGGACACCGCGTGGGTGGTGACCTCGACCCTCGTCGCCGCCGCCGTCATCACGCCGATCTCCGGCCGCCTCGGCGACATGTACGGCAAGAAGCGGGTCGTCCTGGCGCTGCTGGCGAGCCTCGTCGTCGGCTCCGTCATCGCGGCCGCCTCGCCCGGGATCGTCGGCGTCATCATCGGCCGCACCCTCCAGGGAGCTGTGACGGGCGTCATCCCGCTCGGCATCTCGATCCTCCGCGACGTGCTGCACGAGAACAGGGTCGACGCGGCGATCGCCCTCATCAGCGCGACCCTCGGCGTCGGCGGCGCCCTCGGCCTGCCGATCAGCGCGCTCATCACCGAGCGCAGCGACTGGCACGTGCTGTTCTGGGTGGCCGCCGGACTCGGCGTCGTCGTCTTCGCCCTCGTCGTGTGGATCGTCCCGGAGAGCGTGCTGCGCACCGCCGGCCGGTTCGATTACCTCGGTGCGACCGGGCTCGCGATCGGGCTCGTCGGCATCCTGCTCGCGGTGTCGCGCGGGAACGAGTGGGGCTGGACGTCGGCGCCCGTGCTCGTGTGCGGAATCGGCGGCGTGCTGGTGCTGCTGCTGTGGGGCTGGTACGAGCTGCGCATCGACGAGCCGCTGCTCGATCTGCGCGTCGCGGCGAGGCGGCCCGTGCTGCTGACCAACCTCGCATCCATCGCCATGGGGTTCGCGCTCTTCTCCTCGAACGTGTCGTACCCGCAGATGCTCGAGCTGCCGGTCGCGGCGGGCGGGTTCGGGCTGACCCTGCTCGGGGCGAGCCTGGTCGTCATGCCGGCCGGCCTCGTCATGATGGTGCTGTCGCCGTTCTCCGGGCAGCTCGCGCGCACCGTCGGACCGAAGCTGCTCCTCGTCGTGGGCGCCCTCGCGCTGGTCGGGTCGTACGCGTTCACGCTGCTGTTCTCGACCGAGGTCTGGCAGCTGGTCGTCGCGAACATCGGGATCGGCGTGGGCATCGGATTCGGCTACGCCGCGATGCCGATGCTGATCATGCGCTCGGTTCCGCAGCACGAGACGGGCGCCTCGAACGGCCTGAACGCGCTGTTCCGGTCGCTCGGCACGAGCACGGCCGCCGCGGTCATCGGCGCGGTGCTCGCGACCTACACGACCGAGCTCGACGGGATGCCGGTGCCCTCGCCGACCGCCTTCCAGCTGTCGTTCGTGCTGGGCGGCGTGGCTGCGGTGGTGGCGTTCGTGCTCGCCCTGTGCATCCCGCGTCGCGCGGCGGCCGGCGAGCGACACCCCTCCCTTCCGCGCTGACAGGGCTATACCCTGGCGCCATGAGCGGCACAGAATCGGTGGCGACCTCGGCGGCCCCCGGCGACAAGGACACCAGCTTCTTCGGCCAGCCGCGTTCGCTCGCGACGGTCTTCGGCGTGGAGATGTGGGAGCGCTTCAGCTTCTACGGCATGCAGGGCATCCTGCTCATCTACATGTACTTCACGGTCGCGGAGGGCGGCCTCGGCATCGACAAGGCGGTCGCGACGGGCATCGTCGGCGCCTACGGCGGCACCGTGTACCTGTGCACGATCCTCGGCGCGTGGCTCGCCGACCGCCTGCTCGGGTCGGAGCGCGTCCTCTTCTACAGCGCGATCATCATCATGGCGGGGCACATCGCCCTCGCCGTCCTGCCGAACGTGTGGGGCCTCGGCGTCGGGCTCATCCTC harbors:
- a CDS encoding GNAT family N-acetyltransferase, whose translation is MSESSFDEPAGIRIRPLDTVEQIHAASAVLGEVWGGDRSGMPPNLLRALAYSGNYAVGLYDGDRLIGASVAFFGPPASRTMHSHITGVLPGYQRHGFGRLLKQHQREWAFARDVGHITWTFDPLVARNAHFNLLVLGAQVTDYLVNQYGAMDDGVNRGDESDRLMVTWALAAARPHAPADDRIAATVAIPRDIEAMRTDDPGEADAWRRRVRGEFERLLGDGLVVAGFRDEAGYLFVRPEGQNT
- a CDS encoding MFS transporter codes for the protein MGRDEDERRRLSRTSPQSAIVAVLAIAGLASSFMFTLVVPIQSKLPELLNASREDTAWVVTSTLVAAAVITPISGRLGDMYGKKRVVLALLASLVVGSVIAAASPGIVGVIIGRTLQGAVTGVIPLGISILRDVLHENRVDAAIALISATLGVGGALGLPISALITERSDWHVLFWVAAGLGVVVFALVVWIVPESVLRTAGRFDYLGATGLAIGLVGILLAVSRGNEWGWTSAPVLVCGIGGVLVLLLWGWYELRIDEPLLDLRVAARRPVLLTNLASIAMGFALFSSNVSYPQMLELPVAAGGFGLTLLGASLVVMPAGLVMMVLSPFSGQLARTVGPKLLLVVGALALVGSYAFTLLFSTEVWQLVVANIGIGVGIGFGYAAMPMLIMRSVPQHETGASNGLNALFRSLGTSTAAAVIGAVLATYTTELDGMPVPSPTAFQLSFVLGGVAAVVAFVLALCIPRRAAAGERHPSLPR